A genomic stretch from Candidatus Poribacteria bacterium includes:
- the rpsI gene encoding 30S ribosomal protein S9: MAIEQFWGTGRRKTSVARVRIIPGGEAGVTVNRKPIQEYFDRADHWQAAQRPIEHVEKVGEYAVHVNVKGGGKTGQSGAISHGLARALVKADESLKPSLKKGGFLTRDPRMVERKKYGQKGARARFQFSKR; encoded by the coding sequence ATGGCTATTGAACAATTCTGGGGGACCGGCAGACGCAAAACCTCAGTCGCGCGCGTTCGAATCATTCCCGGTGGTGAAGCCGGTGTTACCGTTAACAGAAAACCGATTCAAGAGTATTTTGATCGTGCAGACCACTGGCAGGCAGCACAACGCCCTATTGAACATGTTGAGAAGGTCGGCGAGTATGCTGTCCATGTCAACGTGAAAGGTGGCGGAAAGACTGGACAGTCTGGCGCAATCTCACACGGACTTGCACGCGCGCTTGTCAAAGCAGACGAATCCTTGAAGCCTTCGTTAAAAAAGGGTGGATTTTTAACGCGCGATCCGAGAATGGTCGAGAGAAAGAAGTACGGGCAGAAGGGCGCACGGGCACGCTTTCAATTCTCCAAACGTTAG